One region of Limnospira fusiformis SAG 85.79 genomic DNA includes:
- a CDS encoding bifunctional sterol desaturase/short chain dehydrogenase produces the protein MLTLVIINTVWVVASVVWVELVRDTYHALAHVWQPLYRLHSWHHRVFRPDYSIKSEEIYRKAHWYNDVPEAMVMLVFSLGFWLGIYGLTGDPHWLTLTGSVYTLGFLLPAIARGSGVPHADTLTDLTHLPGNFSQPPSRLLVNPSYHWRHHFDNQNAYFCGTLTVLDKIMGTGLSLKGKTVAVTGASGSLGRALLKHLHNSGAKAIALSSTSQTITLTIDQQELPLKTITWQVGEEEQLANLLETVDILIINHGINVHGERTPEAIGKSYEINTFSSWRLLELFLKTVRTNTDIARKEVWVNTSEAEVSPAFSPLYELSKRTLGDLVTLRRLDSPCVIRKLILGPFKSNLNPIGVMSADWVAKQIIKQAKSNVRTIIVTINPITFVAIPIKEFLVSSYFRLFSKSQHT, from the coding sequence ATGCTAACGCTAGTGATCATAAATACAGTTTGGGTAGTAGCTTCGGTGGTGTGGGTAGAATTAGTCCGAGACACCTACCACGCCCTCGCCCATGTTTGGCAACCCCTGTATCGCCTCCATTCTTGGCATCATCGGGTATTTCGTCCCGACTATAGCATTAAAAGTGAGGAGATTTATCGGAAAGCCCACTGGTATAATGATGTGCCAGAGGCGATGGTTATGTTAGTATTCAGTCTGGGGTTTTGGTTGGGTATCTATGGACTAACAGGAGATCCTCACTGGTTGACGCTGACGGGTTCAGTTTACACCCTCGGCTTTCTACTGCCTGCGATCGCTAGAGGTTCAGGAGTTCCCCACGCGGACACACTCACTGATTTAACCCACCTTCCGGGTAATTTTTCTCAGCCACCGTCGCGGTTATTGGTGAACCCATCTTATCACTGGCGACACCATTTTGATAACCAAAATGCCTACTTTTGCGGAACTCTCACGGTTTTAGATAAAATTATGGGAACAGGACTTTCTCTAAAAGGTAAAACAGTGGCGGTGACTGGCGCTTCTGGGAGTTTAGGGCGCGCGCTACTTAAACACCTCCACAACTCTGGGGCGAAGGCGATCGCTTTATCATCAACTTCCCAAACTATCACCCTCACCATTGACCAGCAAGAATTACCCCTAAAAACTATCACCTGGCAAGTAGGAGAAGAGGAACAGTTAGCGAATCTGTTAGAAACCGTAGATATCCTGATTATCAATCATGGTATTAATGTACACGGGGAACGAACCCCAGAGGCGATCGGCAAATCCTACGAAATCAATACTTTCTCCAGTTGGCGACTCTTAGAATTGTTTTTAAAAACCGTTCGCACCAACACAGATATCGCCCGCAAGGAGGTCTGGGTCAATACTTCCGAGGCAGAAGTTAGCCCCGCCTTTAGTCCTCTTTATGAACTCAGTAAACGCACTTTAGGGGATTTAGTCACATTACGCCGCCTCGACTCTCCCTGTGTGATTCGCAAGCTGATTTTAGGGCCTTTTAAAAGTAATCTTAACCCCATTGGGGTGATGTCAGCCGACTGGGTAGCGAAGCAAATTATCAAACAAGCCAAGTCCAACGTGAGAACGATTATTGTCACCATTAACCCTATAACATTTGTGGCTATCCCGATTAAAGAGTTTTTGGTTTCTAGCTATTTCAGGTTATTTAGCAAATCTCAGCATACCTAG
- a CDS encoding NUDIX domain-containing protein, with product MSYRNPAPTVDIIIELIDRRSRPIVLIERKNPPLGWAIPGGFVDYGESVETAATREAKEETGLDVTLIQQFHVYSDPNRDPRQHTLAVVFIATAKGEPQATDDAQNLDIFEPWCIPQNLCFDHDRILQDYLQFRHFGLRPRLM from the coding sequence ATGAGCTATCGTAATCCCGCGCCGACAGTAGATATCATCATCGAACTTATAGATCGGCGATCGCGACCGATTGTATTAATAGAGCGAAAAAATCCCCCATTAGGCTGGGCTATTCCCGGAGGATTTGTAGACTACGGCGAGTCAGTAGAAACCGCAGCCACCAGAGAAGCCAAAGAAGAAACGGGGCTAGATGTCACCTTGATTCAACAGTTCCATGTTTACTCAGACCCTAACCGAGACCCTCGCCAACATACCCTAGCTGTGGTATTTATCGCTACGGCGAAGGGAGAACCCCAGGCGACTGATGATGCCCAAAATTTAGACATCTTTGAGCCTTGGTGCATTCCACAGAATCTATGCTTTGACCACGATCGCATTTTACAAGACTATCTGCAATTTCGCCATTTTGGACTCCGACCCAGGCTAATGTGA
- a CDS encoding NblA/ycf18 family protein, giving the protein MEPSSLSLEQQFNLSSFRMQVNQMSREQAQEFLVNLYEQMLVRENMYQHFLKYQWGLEPNSGAE; this is encoded by the coding sequence ATGGAACCTAGTAGCTTATCTTTGGAACAACAATTCAACCTGTCCTCATTTAGAATGCAGGTAAACCAAATGAGCCGGGAACAAGCCCAGGAGTTTTTGGTTAATCTTTACGAACAAATGTTGGTTAGGGAAAATATGTATCAGCACTTTCTCAAGTATCAGTGGGGCTTAGAACCCAATTCCGGTGCTGAGTAA
- the priA gene encoding primosomal protein N', translating into MHKSSVVLYGGAIESPSVSSRLFPKSDPLPLKLAEGGLSYGSENWGGNGDHQLVEVLVDIPTLRQTEDTEDIEQLYTYQVPPHLDIMPGDILSVPFGAQQIGAIAIRLTSELPENLREPGKATSIKVRPVEDITVKGFFPPNYWQLLQQVAQYYQTPLIKAIRTALPPGLLRRSQRRIRLVTNAIPDGAEEFLQPKAQRILQLLRQSATGDYTWQYLQRQIKGGSRGLQDLIKRGWVESYLEPPTPPRPKLRPAITLVIDWVELDFIDITTRQREVLEILRRRGGEMWVTDLLQTCNTSSSLLKTLEKKGCVVIGDREILRTEQGISTIADQPLSLTEHQQQALDVILGLSGFHQLLLHGVTGSGKTEVYLQAIAPIIDQGKSALVLVPEIGLTPQLTDRFRARFGEVVFVYHSGLSEGERYDTWRNMIQGTPQVVIGTRSAIFAPLPNLGIIVLDEEHDSSFKQDQPQPCYHARTVAAWRAELENCPLILGSATPALETWQHHRHNHNPSIHYLSLPERVLSRPQPPVEVVDMRRELKQGNRSIFSRSLQLAIASLRDNNQQGILFIHRRGHSTFVSCRSCGYVMECPRCDVSLSYHHIHAEAIPYLRCHYCNHSQSYPERCPQCGSPYFKHFGSGTQRVAQELTRLFPELRFIRFDSDTTRTKNAHRILLTQFANREADLLVGTQMLTKGLDLDSVGLVGIVSADGLLHLSDYRASERAFQTLLQVAGRAGRGNDPGQVILQTYTPEHPVVEAVRNHAYDSFVETELQHRSELNYPPSGGLILLRLRGYDAIEVEQTAHRIASELSSELLPGTCELLGPAPAPIMRVANQYRWQILLKFLPGQTTPTPSLAALAKKCPPSVRFSIDVDPLSFG; encoded by the coding sequence ATGCATAAATCTTCCGTGGTATTGTACGGGGGGGCAATCGAATCACCCTCTGTTTCCAGCAGGTTATTTCCGAAAAGCGACCCACTTCCCCTAAAACTGGCTGAAGGTGGTCTATCTTACGGTTCAGAAAATTGGGGCGGTAATGGTGACCATCAACTGGTTGAGGTTTTAGTGGATATACCCACCCTCCGCCAGACGGAGGACACGGAAGATATAGAACAACTTTATACCTACCAAGTGCCGCCTCACTTAGATATTATGCCGGGGGATATTCTCAGTGTCCCCTTTGGCGCTCAACAGATAGGGGCGATCGCCATTAGGTTAACATCAGAACTGCCAGAAAATCTGAGGGAACCGGGTAAGGCTACCTCTATCAAAGTGCGTCCCGTAGAAGATATCACTGTCAAGGGATTTTTCCCCCCCAATTATTGGCAATTACTACAACAGGTCGCCCAGTATTATCAAACCCCCCTAATTAAGGCGATCCGAACTGCCCTCCCCCCCGGACTCCTACGCCGTAGCCAGCGACGTATTCGTTTAGTTACTAATGCTATTCCAGACGGTGCTGAAGAGTTTTTGCAACCGAAAGCCCAAAGGATTTTACAACTTTTGCGCCAGTCAGCTACGGGAGACTATACCTGGCAGTATTTGCAACGACAAATTAAGGGAGGCTCTCGGGGACTACAGGATCTGATCAAACGGGGTTGGGTGGAAAGCTATCTCGAACCGCCGACACCACCGCGCCCTAAACTCAGACCAGCAATCACCCTAGTGATAGATTGGGTAGAGTTAGACTTTATAGACATAACCACCCGTCAGCGGGAAGTGCTGGAAATTTTGCGGCGGCGGGGTGGGGAAATGTGGGTAACTGATTTATTGCAAACCTGCAACACCAGTTCTAGCTTACTCAAAACTCTGGAGAAAAAGGGATGTGTAGTAATTGGCGATCGCGAAATTCTACGCACGGAACAGGGTATTTCGACAATAGCGGATCAGCCTTTATCTCTGACGGAACACCAACAACAAGCCTTAGACGTAATTTTGGGGTTATCTGGTTTTCATCAACTGCTGCTGCATGGTGTGACAGGTTCGGGCAAAACTGAAGTATATTTACAGGCGATCGCCCCCATTATTGACCAGGGTAAATCAGCCCTAGTCCTAGTCCCGGAAATCGGCTTAACTCCCCAACTAACCGATCGCTTTCGCGCGAGGTTTGGTGAGGTGGTGTTTGTCTATCATAGTGGTTTGTCAGAAGGTGAACGCTACGATACCTGGCGTAATATGATCCAAGGTACTCCCCAGGTAGTAATCGGAACGCGATCGGCAATTTTTGCCCCTTTACCCAATTTAGGCATAATTGTTCTCGATGAAGAACATGACAGCAGCTTTAAACAGGACCAGCCGCAGCCATGCTACCATGCTCGCACTGTGGCAGCGTGGCGGGCGGAACTGGAAAACTGCCCCTTAATTTTGGGTTCAGCCACTCCCGCCTTGGAAACTTGGCAGCATCATCGCCACAATCATAACCCATCCATTCATTATCTATCTTTACCTGAAAGGGTATTATCTCGCCCCCAGCCGCCGGTAGAAGTCGTTGATATGCGTCGGGAATTGAAGCAGGGGAATCGATCCATTTTCAGTAGAAGTCTACAATTGGCGATCGCCTCTTTGCGAGACAATAATCAACAGGGCATTTTATTCATCCACCGTCGCGGACATAGCACCTTTGTTTCCTGTCGCAGTTGTGGCTACGTCATGGAATGTCCCCGTTGTGATGTTTCTCTCTCCTATCACCACATTCACGCCGAAGCTATCCCATACCTACGCTGTCACTACTGCAACCATTCCCAATCCTACCCCGAACGCTGTCCCCAGTGTGGCTCTCCCTATTTTAAACATTTTGGCAGTGGGACCCAACGAGTCGCCCAGGAATTAACCCGCCTTTTTCCAGAATTGCGGTTTATCCGCTTTGACAGTGACACCACCCGCACCAAAAATGCCCATAGAATTCTCTTAACTCAGTTTGCTAACCGGGAGGCTGATTTATTAGTTGGTACTCAAATGCTCACCAAAGGTTTAGACTTAGACTCTGTGGGGCTGGTGGGTATTGTCTCCGCTGATGGACTTCTGCACCTGTCCGACTACCGCGCTAGTGAGCGTGCTTTTCAGACTTTGCTACAGGTGGCCGGACGTGCGGGACGTGGTAACGACCCCGGACAGGTAATTCTCCAAACCTATACCCCCGAACATCCCGTCGTCGAAGCCGTCCGAAACCATGCTTATGATTCTTTTGTGGAAACCGAGCTACAACACCGCTCAGAGCTTAATTATCCCCCCTCTGGTGGCTTGATTTTACTCCGGTTAAGGGGTTATGATGCGATCGAGGTTGAACAAACCGCCCACCGTATCGCCTCTGAGTTAAGTTCTGAGCTGCTTCCGGGAACTTGCGAACTGTTGGGACCCGCACCCGCTCCCATTATGCGTGTTGCTAATCAATACCGCTGGCAGATTTTATTAAAATTCCTCCCCGGTCAGACTACCCCCACTCCCTCTCTGGCTGCTTTGGCTAAAAAATGCCCCCCCTCTGTTCGCTTCTCCATTGATGTTGACCCTCTCAGTTTCGGTTAA